In Bacillus sp. KH172YL63, one genomic interval encodes:
- a CDS encoding EAL domain-containing protein: MVKSFQHIYRNEQSLRRFIIENEIAHYPTLLIQAFVGSSPKEAIQSLQDQITRLLPHATLIGCSSNGQVKEGVVVSGTVLTFTVFEKTVIKSLLQEKSFPGRQMGRQLYETIGQADTKAFITFASHLHLQVQEYLDGASENGEGIVIVGGVTSDLPDVRPTFVFNNHDISREGFVSVSLSGENLRVHSKSIEEWQEIGSTFHITKAGGNVIKEINGMPPLHLLEKYLGKRFVRDLPDSSIEFPFLRQAEGEKVAIYIMNVGNDGGLECSREVAVGDKISFGFVSTLQLIQSTTRLLTQLARSPVESHFVYNCVAKKKYIRDMTNQELFYLNRVSPVSGFFSFGEFGSYNDKPVLMAHSLTYLGLSEGVREPIREMKIDFTLTPEANAMMSLTNLINTAEKDIQELTQNIQVSEEYYRSLFDNNTDFVYSTDLKGRFTSINPSFMKTFGFAEEDVLGKSALHFINQEDIQRVRRHFYLAMDGRAQYYDLPFTSANGEVNNFQIKNVPITVDGKCVGIFGIGRDVTKERQYEKKITQLAFYDGETDLPNKMKFREILDEKIRSGKKNQELALLFLDMDRFKMINDTLGHAAGDLVIKELSDRIKSILPPGAVLGRFSGDEFTVLLTRDVTESAISHVTQSILKAIEAPFTHEYKEFYITVSIGVGIYPRDGEASADLLKNADSALHWAKAQGGNTTVYFSRDMKEEITRKVEMEAELRRAIERDELFIAYQPIIDIPCETLIGCEALLRWQHPSWGMISPAEFIPLAEKTGLIYEIGKWVLVESCRQLMKWNMEHGASFYMSVNVSAQQFQHPTFLNDVKEALEISGLPPEQLCLELTETIMLHDSSHTIAVMQSLANLGVKLALDDFGTGYSSLSYLKDLPLHILKIDRSFVQNMSDHSPDVAIVQSIATMGKGLKMKVVAEGVETQEQLDLLKQLGCDCAQGFLIERPMPWEDMDAFLKASSLVTARE, translated from the coding sequence ATGGTCAAGTCCTTTCAACATATTTACCGTAATGAGCAATCTTTACGTCGATTTATCATAGAAAATGAAATAGCCCACTATCCTACCCTTTTGATTCAGGCTTTTGTCGGCAGTTCCCCGAAAGAAGCCATACAGTCACTGCAGGATCAAATCACCCGGTTGTTGCCTCATGCTACCCTCATCGGATGCAGTTCAAACGGTCAAGTGAAAGAAGGGGTGGTCGTATCAGGGACCGTCCTGACATTCACCGTGTTTGAGAAGACTGTCATCAAGTCGCTCCTTCAAGAAAAATCCTTCCCGGGCAGGCAGATGGGCAGACAGCTTTATGAAACAATAGGCCAAGCCGACACAAAAGCCTTCATTACGTTTGCCAGCCACTTACATCTTCAGGTACAGGAATATCTCGATGGTGCATCGGAAAATGGAGAGGGTATCGTCATTGTCGGGGGTGTCACATCTGACCTTCCCGATGTGAGGCCGACATTTGTATTCAATAATCATGACATTTCAAGGGAGGGATTCGTCTCCGTATCACTGTCAGGTGAGAATTTGCGCGTTCATTCAAAGTCCATCGAAGAATGGCAGGAAATCGGGTCAACCTTTCATATTACGAAGGCCGGTGGGAATGTCATTAAGGAGATAAACGGTATGCCCCCGCTTCATCTCCTGGAAAAGTATTTAGGGAAGCGGTTTGTCAGGGATCTCCCGGATTCCTCGATCGAGTTTCCTTTTCTCCGTCAGGCGGAAGGTGAAAAGGTGGCAATCTATATTATGAACGTAGGGAATGACGGAGGGTTGGAGTGCAGCAGGGAAGTGGCAGTGGGTGATAAGATCTCGTTCGGGTTCGTCAGCACCCTGCAGTTGATCCAATCTACCACCAGGCTCCTGACTCAATTGGCGCGCAGCCCTGTGGAAAGTCATTTCGTCTATAACTGTGTAGCAAAGAAAAAGTATATCAGGGATATGACGAATCAGGAGCTTTTTTACCTTAACAGGGTGTCGCCTGTGAGCGGCTTTTTCTCTTTCGGTGAATTCGGATCCTACAACGATAAGCCGGTACTGATGGCACATTCCTTAACGTATCTTGGGTTATCAGAAGGTGTTCGTGAACCGATCAGGGAAATGAAAATTGACTTTACCTTGACCCCTGAAGCGAATGCAATGATGTCATTGACGAATCTAATCAACACAGCCGAAAAGGACATTCAGGAATTGACTCAAAATATCCAGGTATCTGAGGAATATTACCGGTCACTTTTTGATAACAATACCGACTTTGTATACAGTACAGATTTAAAAGGAAGATTCACATCCATCAATCCATCCTTTATGAAGACATTCGGATTTGCGGAGGAAGATGTGCTGGGAAAATCGGCCCTTCATTTCATCAATCAAGAAGATATACAACGGGTGAGGAGGCATTTTTACCTGGCAATGGACGGAAGGGCTCAATATTATGACCTTCCCTTCACTTCTGCAAATGGAGAAGTGAACAATTTCCAAATCAAGAATGTCCCGATAACCGTTGATGGGAAGTGCGTGGGAATCTTCGGGATTGGCAGAGATGTAACGAAAGAGAGGCAGTATGAAAAGAAAATCACCCAGCTCGCCTTTTATGATGGTGAAACAGATCTTCCGAACAAAATGAAGTTCAGGGAAATCCTTGATGAAAAAATCAGAAGCGGGAAAAAGAACCAGGAACTTGCCCTATTGTTTCTAGATATGGACCGGTTCAAGATGATCAATGACACCCTTGGTCACGCTGCAGGAGACCTGGTCATTAAAGAACTGTCCGACAGGATCAAATCCATCCTGCCACCGGGTGCTGTACTGGGGCGTTTCAGCGGTGACGAATTTACGGTCTTGCTCACAAGGGACGTAACCGAGTCTGCCATCTCACATGTGACTCAATCGATTTTGAAAGCGATCGAAGCCCCATTCACCCATGAATACAAAGAATTTTATATTACTGTCAGCATCGGTGTGGGCATTTATCCGAGGGACGGGGAAGCCTCGGCGGACCTTTTGAAAAATGCCGACTCCGCCCTCCATTGGGCGAAGGCACAAGGTGGGAATACGACCGTTTACTTCTCCAGGGATATGAAGGAAGAAATCACCCGGAAAGTAGAGATGGAAGCAGAACTCCGCAGGGCGATTGAACGGGATGAGCTGTTTATCGCCTATCAGCCGATCATTGATATCCCATGCGAAACACTCATTGGCTGTGAAGCATTGCTGAGATGGCAACATCCGTCATGGGGAATGATTTCCCCGGCGGAATTCATTCCGCTCGCTGAAAAGACGGGTCTCATTTATGAAATCGGTAAATGGGTTCTGGTCGAATCGTGCAGGCAGCTGATGAAATGGAATATGGAGCACGGAGCGAGCTTTTATATGTCTGTCAATGTATCGGCGCAACAGTTCCAGCACCCGACCTTCCTGAATGATGTAAAAGAAGCGCTGGAAATTTCCGGGCTCCCTCCTGAACAACTATGCTTGGAATTGACAGAAACGATCATGCTTCACGATTCATCCCATACGATCGCCGTCATGCAGTCGCTTGCCAATCTCGGCGTGAAGCTTGCCCTGGATGATTTCGGAACCGGCTATTCATCACTGAGCTATCTGAAGGATCTTCCTCTTCACATCTTAAAGATCGACCGCTCCTTTGTGCAGAATATGAGCGACCACAGCCCTGATGTAGCCATCGTTCAATCGATTGCCACCATGGGGAAGGGGTTGAAGATGAAGGTCGTGGCTGAAGGTGTGGAAACCCAGGAACAATTGGATCTGCTCAAGCAGCTTGGCTGTGACTGCGCGCAAGGGTTCCTTATCGAAAGGCCCATGCCGTGGGAGGATATGGATGCTTTTCTGAAGGCGTCAAGCCTTGTGACAGCCCGGGAGTAA
- a CDS encoding DUF2777 family protein — MSNIFRSNILKSQKRSYSEGTALFEEDTWFFFEIDAEEESELEFYLNHELKVYRDGEWMTGVLLEDGILVTPYERIRIENGDRIQIKKNILYSLENLLEEISDDAFHQFTTALNNLGYSIYDSIFCHNHLVFLGHQKIKEGVNFITFDNGVEVCAVQHHFTYYKKKRDRFEFTLSTGRRIVIESFNM, encoded by the coding sequence TTGAGCAACATCTTTCGTTCAAACATTTTAAAATCCCAAAAAAGGTCCTATTCCGAGGGCACAGCTCTTTTTGAAGAAGATACGTGGTTTTTCTTCGAAATCGATGCCGAGGAAGAGTCTGAGCTCGAATTTTACCTCAATCACGAATTGAAAGTATATAGAGATGGTGAATGGATGACAGGTGTCCTTTTAGAAGATGGCATCCTTGTCACCCCATATGAGCGAATAAGAATCGAGAATGGTGACCGGATCCAGATAAAGAAGAATATATTGTATTCATTGGAGAATTTATTGGAAGAGATTTCTGATGACGCCTTTCATCAGTTCACAACCGCCTTAAATAATCTTGGCTATTCAATCTATGACAGCATCTTCTGCCACAATCACCTCGTTTTCCTCGGACATCAAAAAATCAAAGAGGGTGTGAACTTCATCACCTTTGATAACGGTGTGGAAGTATGTGCTGTTCAGCATCACTTCACTTATTACAAAAAGAAACGGGACCGTTTTGAATTCACACTGAGTACAGGCAGGCGGATCGTGATCGAAAGCTTTAATATGTAG
- the asnB gene encoding asparagine synthase (glutamine-hydrolyzing) has protein sequence MCGITGWIHYQQDLTNQKEVVEKMAETLSKRGPDETNVWLNQHVAFGHKRLIVVDPAGGRQPMSKSHRGHLFTICYNGELYNTEDLRKVLISKGYTFSGHSDTEVLLTSYIEWREECVDHLNGIFAFAVWDEEMEHVFIGRDRMGVKPLFFVEKDGGILFGSEIKALLAHPDVHPQVDHRGLAEILGLGPSRTPGNGVFKGVKELRPAHAMRFSKNGLDIWRYWNVKSEKHTDSFDETVAKVRFLLTDAIKRQLVSDVPLCTFLSGGLDSSAITAVAANTFKEEGKGNLHTYSIDYEENDQYFKANDFQPNSDAPWIEKMTAEFDTVHHRSVISQQELKDHLIEAVHVRDLPGMADVDSSLLWFCREIKQDFTVGLSGECADEIFGGYPWFHRPEDFNRRGFPWMRSTDERQGLLKDEWSRKLNLEEYVLEQYDRTVAETPLLEGEDETEAKRRQLFYLNLLWFMTTLLDRKDRMSMGASLEVRVPFADHRLVEYVWNIPWEMKMHDGREKGILRKALEGILPHEVLYRKKSPYPKTHHPAYTKMVGDWLNEILEDKSSILYELFNEEKLKEIVATGGSAFKVPWYGQLMTGPQLLAHLGQIHIWFKDYQIEIVE, from the coding sequence ATGTGTGGAATTACTGGTTGGATTCATTATCAACAAGATTTGACGAATCAAAAAGAAGTGGTAGAAAAGATGGCAGAAACCCTTTCTAAAAGAGGGCCAGACGAAACGAATGTATGGCTGAATCAGCATGTAGCATTCGGTCATAAGCGCTTGATCGTGGTAGACCCGGCAGGTGGAAGGCAGCCGATGAGCAAGAGTCATAGAGGCCATCTGTTCACGATCTGCTATAACGGTGAACTTTATAATACGGAAGACTTGAGAAAAGTACTTATTTCTAAGGGATATACTTTCAGCGGACATTCTGATACGGAAGTCCTCCTTACCTCTTACATTGAGTGGAGGGAGGAATGCGTCGATCACTTGAACGGGATTTTTGCCTTTGCGGTCTGGGACGAAGAAATGGAACACGTTTTCATCGGCAGGGACCGAATGGGGGTGAAGCCTTTATTTTTTGTGGAAAAAGATGGAGGGATCCTGTTCGGTTCGGAGATAAAGGCGCTGCTTGCCCATCCTGATGTCCATCCTCAGGTGGACCACCGTGGACTGGCGGAAATACTCGGGCTCGGGCCGTCCCGCACGCCTGGTAATGGCGTGTTCAAAGGAGTAAAAGAGCTGCGTCCCGCCCACGCCATGCGCTTTTCGAAGAATGGACTGGATATTTGGAGATATTGGAATGTGAAGAGTGAAAAGCATACAGATTCATTTGACGAAACAGTGGCCAAAGTCCGTTTCTTACTGACAGATGCGATTAAAAGGCAGCTTGTTTCGGATGTTCCATTATGTACCTTCTTATCAGGGGGACTTGATTCCAGTGCGATTACAGCGGTGGCGGCGAACACTTTCAAGGAAGAGGGCAAGGGAAATCTTCATACGTATTCCATTGATTATGAAGAGAATGACCAGTATTTCAAAGCGAATGACTTCCAGCCCAATTCAGATGCACCGTGGATCGAGAAGATGACGGCGGAATTTGATACGGTGCATCACCGGTCTGTCATCAGTCAGCAGGAATTAAAGGACCACCTGATAGAAGCGGTGCATGTACGGGACCTGCCGGGAATGGCCGACGTTGATTCATCACTCCTGTGGTTCTGCCGAGAAATCAAACAAGACTTCACTGTAGGATTATCAGGAGAGTGCGCTGATGAAATATTTGGCGGATATCCCTGGTTCCACCGTCCTGAAGATTTCAACCGCAGGGGATTTCCATGGATGAGATCGACGGATGAACGTCAGGGTCTCTTGAAGGACGAATGGAGCAGGAAATTGAATCTGGAAGAGTATGTACTGGAGCAATATGACCGGACGGTGGCCGAAACGCCGTTATTAGAAGGGGAGGATGAAACAGAAGCGAAGAGAAGACAATTGTTCTATTTGAATTTACTCTGGTTCATGACGACCTTATTAGACCGTAAAGACCGGATGAGTATGGGGGCAAGCCTGGAGGTGCGGGTTCCCTTTGCAGATCATAGACTTGTAGAATACGTGTGGAACATCCCGTGGGAGATGAAGATGCATGATGGCAGGGAAAAGGGGATCCTCAGGAAGGCGCTTGAAGGCATTCTTCCCCATGAAGTCCTTTATCGAAAGAAAAGCCCCTACCCGAAAACGCATCACCCTGCTTATACGAAAATGGTCGGTGACTGGTTGAATGAGATATTGGAAGATAAATCAAGTATTCTGTATGAATTGTTCAATGAAGAGAAATTGAAGGAAATTGTTGCGACAGGCGGTTCTGCCTTTAAAGTACCGTGGTATGGCCAGTTGATGACCGGTCCGCAGCTCCTTGCCCACCTCGGTCAGATCCACATCTGGTTCAAGGATTATCAAATCGAAATCGTAGAATAG
- a CDS encoding phytoene desaturase family protein translates to MAKKIIVIGAGPGGLAAAMLLAGKGYSVDVYEKQTFVGGRNGSVTMDGYTFDIGPTFFGMPEIAEELFAESGRNLHDYVDLHELSLMYELVFPDKRVKMYRDRERLSKEIENHFPGNARGYSRFMNDTRRKMEALKPILQSPMDRYYQYISWKVLRALPQLSLGKSLYDVLSEYFTDHELKLAFTFQSKYLGMSPWECPGAFSILSFMEHEYGIFHPVGGLNQLSKAMAKVVTEHGGRIHLGRGVKKLWIEQKAVKGIITEDGEELEADEVIINGDFAHVMSHLVDDGVLRKYSKEKLKKKKYSCSTFMIYLGIDKQYDIPHHSIVFAEDYKQNVEEITKTYRLSEDPSIYIQNASVTDATLAPPGHSTLYILAPVPNNVSGIDWEKNEQAFRDLVLDIVEEKAGLKDVRKYIQVEKIISPKTWESDFNIYEGATFNLGHQLTQMMALRPHNKFEELDHCWLVGGGTHPGSGLPTILESARITTTMLMREDPALSRADEQAMEGAL, encoded by the coding sequence ATGGCCAAAAAAATCATCGTCATCGGGGCGGGGCCTGGAGGGTTGGCGGCTGCAATGCTTCTAGCGGGAAAAGGATACAGTGTGGACGTATATGAGAAGCAAACTTTTGTCGGCGGCAGGAATGGGTCTGTTACGATGGATGGTTATACGTTTGATATCGGCCCGACATTCTTCGGGATGCCTGAAATTGCAGAAGAACTCTTTGCAGAATCAGGGAGGAACCTCCATGACTACGTCGATTTACACGAGCTTTCCCTTATGTATGAATTGGTCTTTCCCGATAAACGAGTCAAGATGTACAGGGACCGGGAGCGGCTGTCGAAGGAAATTGAAAACCATTTTCCGGGGAACGCCCGGGGCTACAGCCGATTCATGAATGATACACGCAGAAAGATGGAGGCGCTGAAGCCGATCCTCCAAAGCCCGATGGACCGATATTATCAATATATCAGCTGGAAGGTGCTACGGGCACTGCCGCAGCTTTCGTTGGGGAAATCGCTATACGACGTGTTGAGTGAATATTTTACAGATCATGAATTGAAGCTTGCGTTTACATTTCAATCCAAGTATTTAGGCATGTCCCCCTGGGAGTGTCCCGGAGCCTTCTCCATCCTGTCTTTCATGGAGCATGAATATGGCATATTCCATCCGGTTGGCGGATTGAATCAGCTTTCCAAGGCAATGGCGAAGGTAGTCACCGAGCATGGCGGGAGAATCCACCTTGGCAGGGGAGTCAAAAAGCTGTGGATCGAACAAAAGGCGGTAAAAGGGATCATCACCGAGGATGGTGAAGAGTTAGAAGCGGATGAGGTCATTATTAACGGAGACTTTGCCCATGTGATGAGTCATCTTGTGGATGACGGTGTGCTGCGGAAATACAGTAAAGAAAAGCTGAAGAAGAAGAAATATTCATGCTCGACATTTATGATTTATCTCGGCATCGATAAACAGTATGATATTCCCCACCACAGCATCGTGTTTGCTGAAGATTACAAGCAGAACGTCGAGGAAATCACAAAAACCTATCGCCTTTCGGAAGACCCATCCATCTATATACAGAATGCTTCGGTGACAGATGCAACTCTTGCACCGCCTGGACACTCCACATTGTATATACTGGCGCCGGTGCCGAATAACGTGAGTGGTATCGATTGGGAGAAGAATGAGCAGGCTTTTCGGGACCTTGTGTTGGATATCGTTGAAGAAAAAGCCGGTTTGAAGGACGTAAGAAAATATATCCAAGTTGAAAAGATCATCTCTCCGAAAACGTGGGAGTCAGACTTCAATATATACGAAGGGGCGACTTTCAACCTCGGACACCAGCTCACACAAATGATGGCACTGCGCCCCCATAATAAATTCGAAGAGCTTG